The genomic stretch GATTATATGATCCAAGGGTGCATTCATTTTATTACGCTGGAGCCGGTCATGAGCCGGGCTTTTTTTACGATGCGGAAAAGGATGAATTTGAAGAGCTTTTTACAAAGGGACTTGTGCTTGGTGTCTCAAAGAAAACATCCTATCAAGAATATCAGCGCGTACTTAATGGAAATGATATGGTTATCATGCTTTCTGACGGTGTTACAGAATGCCGTTCGACAAATGGTTTTATTGAACGCGATGAAATCGTAGCGTTGATTCGTAAATATATTCACCTCTCAGCACAAGAAATTGTGGAAGAGGTTTACCGAGAACTTGAGCGTCTGCAGGAGTTTGAACTCAGAGATGATTTCACTCTGGTTATTTTAAGACGCGAGGTTTAACTTCTTTCTAAAAGTGGAATAAGGAAATAATGACTTTAACTAATAATTAGAAGCAACCTAACAGGGGGTAATGTTATGAATTTACAGATCAAACAAGAAGATCATGAGAATACACATCATTTACATATAGGTGGAGAGATTGACGCTTACACGGCGCCACAGTTAAGAGAGGCTTTACTTCCGCTAACTGGAAAAGAAGGTCATGAAACGCTCGTTCATCTTGGTGATGTTAATTATATGGATAGCACAGGTTTAGGTGTATTTGTTGGTGCGCTGAAATCTTCCAAAGAGCACGGTAGCTCGTTGAAACTAACTGGAATGACTTCACGCGTACAGCGTCTATTTGAAATCACTGGACTTGATGAAGTGATTGACATTGAAGACGTAAAGGGGGGATCAAAGTGATAAACATTTCAGATTTTGTTGAAATGAAAATCCCTGCTCAAGCAGAATTTGTTGGTGTAACAAGATTAACGGTTTCTGGAATTGCGAATCGCATG from Bacillus sp. Cs-700 encodes the following:
- a CDS encoding STAS domain-containing protein; this translates as MNLQIKQEDHENTHHLHIGGEIDAYTAPQLREALLPLTGKEGHETLVHLGDVNYMDSTGLGVFVGALKSSKEHGSSLKLTGMTSRVQRLFEITGLDEVIDIEDVKGGSK